One window of the bacterium genome contains the following:
- the lepB gene encoding signal peptidase I, protein MGITETDEGKKESLEILDSGDGFSESGDLIQKARLPWVAGLLTLFVIGLGQVYNGELMQGIRYYLGSFGLSLLAAFLILFLPFPLNLMTLTLGFIYFIYIFRISWKTAKSKGSNYCLKPYNKSSVYIIFIFLSWYVINPLFSQITKDNIVHAYRVVATSMLPTILDGDHILVNELVYKFAHPQRLDVVVFKYPKNESQYFIKRIIGLPGETIWIHRKQCYINGRRVQEKYIIHAGNQVANYPELDNFGPLTVPPDSFFVMGDNRDWSMDSRTFGPVKRSKILGKAFMIYWPGALHGQTIWHRIGKKIR, encoded by the coding sequence ATGGGAATTACTGAAACAGACGAAGGGAAAAAGGAATCTCTTGAGATACTCGACTCTGGAGACGGTTTTTCAGAATCGGGGGATTTGATTCAGAAAGCGCGCCTGCCCTGGGTCGCCGGTCTTTTAACCCTGTTTGTAATCGGGCTGGGGCAGGTCTATAACGGTGAGTTAATGCAGGGGATCCGATATTACCTGGGGTCATTCGGGTTGAGCCTGCTGGCAGCCTTTTTGATCCTTTTCCTCCCCTTTCCCCTGAATCTTATGACCCTCACCCTGGGCTTTATTTACTTTATCTATATCTTTCGGATAAGCTGGAAGACAGCGAAAAGCAAAGGGAGCAATTACTGTCTGAAGCCATACAACAAGTCTTCTGTCTATATCATCTTTATTTTCCTCAGCTGGTACGTTATCAATCCCCTGTTCTCTCAAATCACCAAGGATAATATCGTTCATGCCTATCGGGTAGTGGCCACTTCCATGCTGCCCACCATTCTGGATGGTGACCATATTCTGGTAAATGAGCTGGTTTACAAGTTTGCTCATCCGCAAAGGCTTGATGTGGTCGTGTTTAAATATCCCAAGAACGAGAGCCAGTATTTCATCAAGCGGATTATCGGTCTTCCGGGAGAAACAATCTGGATCCACCGTAAACAGTGCTACATCAACGGACGGCGAGTTCAGGAAAAGTACATAATTCACGCAGGGAATCAGGTGGCAAATTATCCTGAGCTGGATAATTTCGGACCCTTGACCGTCCCGCCTGATTCTTTTTTTGTCATGGGCGATAACCGGGACTGGAGCATGGACAGCAGAACATTCGGACCGGTCAAAAGATCAAAAATCCTCGGCAAGGCATTTATGATCTATTGGCCCGGTGCCCTTCACGGGCAGACAATCTGGCACCGGATCGGAAAAAAGATCCGTTAA
- the uppP gene encoding undecaprenyl-diphosphatase UppP, with the protein MSFFHSILLGIIQGLTEFFPVSSSGHLVIIESFLKNFDRPGLLFEIFLHLGTLLSVFAYYRKEIARIIEGLLRWKPDPGAGALQRGRKVFLMMVIGSVPTAIIGFASKDFFEQIFSNTYLVLLALCITGGLLMLASRRMNATRKLEKMTIQDALLIGLFQGIAITPGISRSGATIAMGLFCGLEPSACVEYSFLLSIPAILGATVLEAKDSMHLLWQPGINLPAILAGTLAAAVVGYLAIKYLLKLLSRQRLSLFAWYCWLVAIGSGLLLYLKKV; encoded by the coding sequence ATGAGCTTCTTTCACTCCATACTCCTGGGAATTATTCAGGGCCTGACCGAGTTTTTCCCGGTAAGCAGTTCAGGTCATCTGGTAATTATCGAATCTTTTCTAAAAAATTTTGACCGTCCAGGATTATTATTCGAAATTTTCCTCCATTTGGGCACACTTTTGTCTGTTTTCGCCTATTACCGCAAGGAAATTGCCCGGATTATCGAGGGGCTCCTGAGATGGAAGCCCGATCCGGGGGCCGGGGCTCTTCAGCGCGGGCGGAAGGTTTTTCTCATGATGGTGATCGGGTCCGTGCCAACGGCCATAATCGGATTTGCCTCCAAGGATTTCTTCGAGCAAATCTTTTCAAACACTTATCTCGTACTTTTGGCCCTCTGTATTACCGGCGGGCTGTTAATGCTTGCCAGCAGGCGCATGAATGCCACCCGGAAGCTGGAAAAGATGACTATCCAGGATGCACTGCTCATCGGCCTTTTCCAGGGGATTGCCATAACTCCGGGCATATCCCGCTCCGGGGCGACCATTGCCATGGGTCTTTTTTGCGGCCTGGAGCCTTCGGCCTGTGTCGAGTATTCCTTCCTGCTGTCCATTCCGGCCATACTGGGGGCCACAGTTCTGGAGGCAAAGGACAGCATGCATCTTCTTTGGCAGCCGGGTATCAACTTACCGGCCATCCTGGCGGGCACCCTGGCAGCCGCCGTTGTCGGCTATTTGGCCATCAAATACCTCCTCAAGCTCCTCTCCCGACAGCGGCTGTCCCTGTTTGCCTGGTACTGCTGGCTGGTGGCGATCGGCAGCGGGCTGCTTCTCTATCTGAAAAAAGTCTGA
- a CDS encoding DNA translocase FtsK 4TM domain-containing protein: MDSLKQRLVQEILGVVFFALALFILLSLLSYHPQDPSFSSVGSYAVHNLMGSFGAWLADHLVIIIGGVAFLIPLVLIFWGWRMITLRGWNHSFSQWLGILLLLPSTCGLLSLILGGLNGETFAGFRHGGLTGYLVINSLQMVSSFGTLGTFIILLTMFSISLILLTQVSVLDLILPLPSLVVQAVTFLWDRVRGSRGSEDKPSSHGKKDKKQSKKSPGKGKRKEKQSQADEEDAFEEILSGPKGALPPLSLLEQTQKTETAESKQWIQDSCRKLEEKLLNFAVQGKVVQVLPGPVVTRYEFEPAPGVKISKIANLSDDLALAMKALSVRIVAPVPGKSVVGLEIPNQQREVVYLREILESEQFTKANSRLTLALGKDIAGTPYVTDLARMPHLLIAGATGSGKSVAINALICSILFNATPDEVKFIMIDPKMLELGVYNDIPHLLTPVVVEPKEAASALRWATQEMENRYRILADRGVRNIGQYNHQVLSEDKKPSPPAPEGSPEESPAGILHHSPLPYIVIVIDEFADLMIMSAREVETLLIRLAQMARAVGIHLIIATQRPSVDVVTGLIKANFPSRISFRVSSKTDSRTILDANGAEKLLGLGDMLFLPPGSSDLVRLHGSSITEGEIKRLVKYLASQGKPEYDDTILSFCGDDAKPGSKQDEEEYDDLYDKAVDLVIKTRQASISMIQRRLRIGYNRAARMIELMERDGVVSKPQGSKPREVLIGRDYEK; encoded by the coding sequence ATGGATTCATTAAAGCAGCGGCTGGTTCAGGAAATTCTCGGAGTGGTTTTTTTTGCCCTGGCCCTTTTCATTCTCCTGAGCCTGTTGAGCTACCATCCCCAGGACCCCTCCTTCAGCAGCGTCGGATCGTATGCTGTTCATAATCTCATGGGCAGCTTCGGCGCATGGCTGGCCGATCATCTCGTGATCATTATTGGCGGCGTCGCTTTCCTGATCCCTCTCGTTCTCATTTTTTGGGGCTGGCGTATGATTACCCTACGCGGCTGGAATCACTCGTTCTCTCAATGGCTGGGGATTCTTCTTCTGCTGCCTTCGACCTGCGGCCTGCTGTCGCTGATCCTGGGCGGTTTAAACGGCGAGACCTTCGCCGGGTTCCGTCACGGCGGGCTGACCGGCTATCTGGTCATCAATTCCCTGCAAATGGTTTCCTCGTTCGGCACCCTGGGCACCTTTATCATCCTGCTGACCATGTTTTCGATTTCCCTGATCCTCCTGACGCAGGTTTCAGTACTCGACCTCATTCTCCCCCTCCCCTCCCTCGTGGTCCAGGCTGTGACTTTCCTCTGGGACCGGGTCAGGGGCAGCCGGGGGAGCGAGGATAAGCCCTCATCGCACGGGAAGAAGGATAAAAAACAATCGAAAAAATCACCCGGCAAGGGAAAGCGCAAGGAAAAGCAGTCTCAGGCTGATGAAGAAGATGCATTCGAGGAAATCCTGTCCGGACCTAAAGGGGCTCTTCCTCCCCTGTCTTTGCTCGAACAGACCCAGAAAACGGAGACTGCCGAGAGCAAACAGTGGATTCAGGACAGTTGCCGGAAGCTGGAAGAAAAGCTCCTGAACTTTGCGGTTCAGGGCAAGGTCGTTCAGGTGCTTCCCGGCCCGGTCGTAACCCGGTATGAGTTCGAGCCTGCACCGGGGGTCAAGATTTCCAAAATCGCCAATCTGTCCGATGATCTGGCTCTGGCCATGAAAGCCCTGTCGGTGCGGATCGTGGCCCCGGTTCCCGGCAAAAGCGTGGTCGGCCTGGAAATCCCCAACCAGCAGCGGGAGGTGGTGTACCTTCGGGAAATCCTGGAATCGGAGCAGTTTACCAAGGCAAATTCCCGGCTGACCCTGGCCCTTGGCAAGGACATTGCCGGTACCCCCTATGTCACCGACCTGGCCAGGATGCCTCATCTTCTGATTGCCGGAGCAACAGGATCAGGCAAGAGCGTGGCCATCAACGCCCTGATTTGCAGCATTCTTTTCAATGCCACCCCTGACGAGGTGAAGTTTATCATGATCGACCCCAAGATGCTCGAGCTGGGAGTCTATAATGACATTCCCCACCTTTTGACCCCGGTGGTGGTGGAGCCGAAGGAGGCGGCCAGCGCTCTTCGGTGGGCTACCCAGGAGATGGAAAACCGCTACCGGATCCTGGCCGACCGGGGAGTCAGGAACATCGGCCAGTATAATCACCAGGTCCTCTCCGAGGATAAAAAGCCCTCCCCGCCCGCGCCTGAAGGATCGCCGGAAGAGTCCCCGGCAGGGATACTGCACCACAGCCCTCTGCCCTACATCGTCATTGTTATCGACGAATTCGCCGATCTGATGATCATGTCGGCCCGCGAAGTGGAGACCCTGCTTATCCGCCTCGCCCAGATGGCCAGAGCTGTAGGCATCCATCTGATTATCGCCACCCAGCGCCCGTCGGTTGACGTAGTGACCGGCCTGATCAAAGCCAACTTTCCCAGCCGGATATCCTTCCGGGTCTCCTCGAAAACCGACTCCCGAACCATTCTGGATGCCAATGGAGCGGAAAAACTGCTGGGACTGGGAGATATGCTGTTTCTGCCGCCCGGAAGCTCCGACCTGGTCCGGCTTCACGGCTCTTCCATTACCGAAGGGGAGATCAAGCGGCTGGTAAAATACCTGGCTTCACAGGGGAAGCCGGAATATGACGATACCATCCTGTCCTTCTGCGGGGATGATGCCAAGCCCGGAAGCAAGCAGGACGAGGAGGAGTACGATGACCTGTATGACAAGGCCGTGGACCTGGTGATCAAAACCAGGCAGGCCTCGATTTCCATGATTCAGCGCCGCCTGAGAATCGGATACAACCGGGCGGCACGGATGATCGAGCTTATGGAGCGTGACGGAGTGGTAAGTAAACCCCAGGGAAGCAAACCAAGGGAGGTGTTAATTGGCAGGGATTATGAAAAATAA
- the fmt gene encoding methionyl-tRNA formyltransferase, which produces MRIVFFGSADFSCPSLEALVHSRHQVEMVITQPDRPKGRGQRPYPSPVKVLAQQTGLRVEQPEKASSPQGRELVQQAGPELVVVVAYGQILSQSLLSIPVHGCVNVHGSLLPRHRGASPIQWAIIEGDEITGVTTIQMDAGMDTGDILLQKEIAILPDDTAGTLSPRLARLGAEVLMETLAMYEEGKVIRHKQRNDLATYTRLLKKEDGAIDWTQPAEKICRLIRGLNPWPGAFSYLNGRRIKLLQAQIVKQQGGDCPGRIVHADRREGLVVEAGENSMLAITRLQHEGKQAMSAWEYLQGVRDQELEGQRWSGTA; this is translated from the coding sequence ATGAGGATCGTCTTTTTCGGGTCCGCTGATTTTTCCTGCCCATCCCTTGAGGCCCTCGTTCACAGCCGCCATCAGGTCGAAATGGTGATTACCCAGCCCGACCGTCCAAAGGGACGGGGGCAGCGGCCGTATCCCTCGCCGGTCAAGGTCCTGGCGCAGCAAACAGGGCTTCGCGTCGAGCAGCCGGAAAAAGCATCGAGTCCGCAGGGCAGGGAGCTTGTTCAGCAGGCCGGGCCGGAACTGGTGGTGGTGGTTGCCTACGGGCAGATACTGTCACAAAGTCTGTTATCGATCCCCGTCCACGGCTGCGTTAATGTCCACGGCTCACTCCTGCCCCGGCACCGGGGAGCATCTCCGATCCAGTGGGCAATCATCGAGGGAGATGAAATCACGGGAGTGACCACCATCCAGATGGATGCGGGCATGGATACGGGCGATATCCTGCTGCAGAAAGAAATTGCCATCCTGCCCGATGATACGGCAGGAACACTCTCTCCTCGACTGGCCCGGCTGGGAGCGGAGGTTTTGATGGAAACACTGGCCATGTATGAGGAGGGGAAGGTAATTCGCCATAAGCAGCGCAATGATCTGGCTACCTATACCCGGCTGTTAAAAAAGGAGGACGGTGCAATCGACTGGACTCAGCCGGCCGAAAAAATCTGCAGGTTGATTCGCGGTTTGAATCCCTGGCCAGGAGCATTTTCCTATTTGAACGGACGACGGATAAAATTATTGCAGGCACAAATCGTCAAGCAGCAGGGAGGTGATTGTCCCGGTAGAATCGTACATGCTGATCGAAGGGAAGGACTGGTTGTCGAGGCAGGAGAAAACAGCATGCTGGCTATTACCCGGCTTCAGCATGAAGGGAAACAGGCAATGTCTGCCTGGGAATACCTCCAGGGAGTTCGCGATCAGGAACTGGAAGGCCAGCGATGGTCAGGCACAGCCTAG
- the def gene encoding peptide deformylase, with protein MAILEIFKYPASVLREKAAVVNQSDLSVRKLVADMLETMYGAPGVGLAAPQVGVLQRIVVIDVATEDKGKDPLILINPEIIHSDGEMITGEEGCLSIPEVWGDVSRFQRVRLKFFDLAGIEHELTAENLLARVIQHEVDHLDGVLFIDRMSKIKRDLLKMKLRKKAKLAARE; from the coding sequence ATGGCCATCTTGGAAATTTTCAAATATCCGGCTTCCGTTTTGCGGGAAAAGGCTGCTGTGGTCAATCAGTCTGACCTGTCGGTCAGAAAGCTGGTCGCGGACATGCTGGAAACAATGTATGGTGCACCGGGCGTAGGCCTGGCGGCCCCGCAGGTGGGAGTTTTACAAAGGATTGTAGTTATTGACGTCGCTACTGAAGACAAGGGCAAGGATCCGCTGATACTCATCAACCCCGAAATCATCCATTCCGATGGAGAGATGATAACCGGGGAAGAAGGCTGTCTGAGTATTCCTGAAGTATGGGGCGATGTAAGCCGGTTTCAGCGTGTCAGGCTGAAATTCTTCGATTTGGCCGGGATCGAGCATGAGCTGACCGCAGAAAACCTTTTAGCCCGGGTGATCCAGCATGAAGTGGACCACCTGGACGGGGTCCTGTTTATCGACCGGATGAGCAAGATCAAACGGGACCTGCTCAAAATGAAACTGCGCAAAAAAGCCAAACTGGCAGCCAGGGAGTAA
- the htpX gene encoding zinc metalloprotease HtpX, whose protein sequence is MNSIKTTFLMVLLTVLLVLAGNAIGGEQGLIMAFVLALVMNVGTYWFSDKIVLAMYRAQEVGREQAPELYDIVETLTRKAGLPMPRIYITPQDTPNAFATGRNPRHAAVAVTSGILRILDRDELAGVLAHELSHVKHRDILISTIAAVIAGAITMLASMARWAFIFGGMGGGDRDRRGGGNALAALVMMILAPIAAAMIQMAISRSREYMADEEGAKISGHPLWLANALRKLERGNRVVPMQANPSTAHMFIINPLHGGGLQALFSTHPPLQDRIARLERMA, encoded by the coding sequence ATGAATTCAATCAAGACAACGTTTTTGATGGTTTTACTGACAGTACTGCTGGTTCTTGCAGGTAATGCCATAGGTGGCGAACAGGGATTGATTATGGCTTTCGTGTTGGCGCTCGTCATGAATGTCGGCACATACTGGTTCAGTGACAAGATTGTATTGGCAATGTACCGGGCTCAGGAGGTCGGCAGGGAGCAGGCACCGGAGCTGTACGATATCGTGGAAACACTGACCAGAAAGGCCGGCCTTCCCATGCCGCGGATATACATCACCCCCCAGGATACTCCCAATGCTTTTGCTACGGGAAGAAATCCGAGGCATGCCGCCGTGGCGGTCACTTCGGGTATTCTCAGGATTCTCGACCGCGATGAGCTGGCCGGGGTGCTGGCCCATGAGCTGTCGCATGTCAAACACCGGGATATCCTGATCAGCACTATTGCCGCTGTCATAGCCGGGGCTATTACCATGCTGGCCTCAATGGCCAGATGGGCATTCATCTTCGGAGGAATGGGAGGCGGTGACCGCGACCGCAGGGGAGGAGGAAACGCTCTTGCCGCCCTGGTGATGATGATCCTTGCTCCGATTGCCGCCGCGATGATTCAGATGGCTATCTCACGGTCCCGTGAATATATGGCTGATGAAGAGGGGGCAAAGATAAGCGGCCACCCGCTCTGGCTGGCCAATGCCCTGCGCAAACTCGAACGGGGAAACCGGGTTGTTCCAATGCAGGCCAACCCCTCCACTGCTCATATGTTTATCATTAACCCGCTGCACGGCGGAGGACTTCAGGCGCTCTTCAGTACCCATCCGCCGCTTCAAGACAGAATTGCCCGGTTGGAGAGAATGGCTTGA
- the lolA gene encoding outer membrane lipoprotein chaperone LolA has translation MKNKIVYYGMAAFFLVSAALFQVISPHPSWGGESQGKKLEGGPQAVKAEPVVRRVQEWYDKLTDLQADFRQKSFSQTLNTTTEARGKIYFKKPNLMKWDYESPEKQIYVINQKDFWWYVPEDAQVVKRKASTVLQDTTPLSFLSGLGNLQQSFIISLADGGSQPDDSGVVLLNLVPRRAQANIKKMQLKLEARELGITGIILVDPYGNTNDIDFLHLQRNQGLADTIFHFVPPRGVEVIDEDVPDTGKPVSPVTH, from the coding sequence ATGAAAAATAAGATCGTTTATTATGGCATGGCGGCTTTTTTTCTGGTATCGGCGGCACTGTTTCAGGTGATCAGCCCTCATCCTTCATGGGGGGGAGAATCGCAGGGGAAGAAATTAGAGGGAGGGCCGCAGGCGGTCAAAGCCGAGCCGGTTGTCCGGCGGGTCCAGGAGTGGTATGATAAGCTCACCGATCTTCAGGCGGATTTCCGGCAAAAGAGCTTCAGTCAAACCCTGAACACAACCACCGAGGCCAGAGGGAAAATCTATTTTAAAAAGCCGAACCTGATGAAATGGGATTACGAATCTCCCGAAAAGCAAATATATGTCATCAATCAAAAAGACTTCTGGTGGTATGTACCGGAGGATGCCCAGGTAGTGAAACGAAAGGCCAGCACGGTCCTGCAGGACACGACACCCCTGTCCTTTCTTTCCGGCCTCGGGAATTTGCAGCAGAGCTTTATCATCAGCCTGGCAGATGGAGGATCGCAGCCGGATGACTCCGGAGTCGTTCTGCTCAACCTGGTGCCCCGCCGGGCACAGGCCAATATAAAAAAGATGCAATTGAAACTGGAGGCCAGGGAACTGGGCATTACCGGGATCATTCTGGTTGATCCCTACGGAAATACCAATGATATCGATTTTCTCCACCTTCAGCGCAACCAGGGGTTAGCGGATACGATATTTCATTTCGTTCCTCCCAGGGGCGTGGAGGTGATCGATGAGGATGTGCCGGATACGGGAAAGCCGGTAAGTCCTGTTACCCATTGA